The nucleotide sequence ATTCATCTGCTTTATGCAATTCAGTCTCAGTTAAGTCAAACACCATTCCCTCTACGCTATCAGCTTCATTTTGTGTTGCTAACAGAATTTGATGCACGGCCTGGCCACTCACTTCGATAACATAAGGATCGGTAATTTGCAGATCTTTGAGCACATAACCTTGCAAACTATCTTTAGTCCCTTTTAATAAACGGGAAAAAGTAGCGATTTGAACGGATTCCAATTGCAGGGTCCCATAAGAAAAAAGCTTTTGCATCACCTTCAATACTCCTGTTCGCTCATGAAGGCTGATACTTTAACATAGCGTGACTTTAATCTACAAAAGCCAGCAGAGAGGGAAGTCATTACTATAGAGACGAAGTAACAGTAACTAAATGTACTATTCCAAATTGTCCACCTGAAAAATTCATCTGAACCAATAAATTGTGGGTTAGCGCTTCTACGCCTTATTTACCATGCTATGATAATTGCTGCCAAAATATGACAGCATTGTTCTAACTAACCATTTAGGGAACTATAAATTGACTCGTACTGAACGCCTGCTTGCCCTCTTACAAATTTTAAGACGTAATCGATATCCAATACGGGGAGCAACCCTTGCTGAAGAATTAGGCATCAGCCTTCGTACTCTCTATCGTGATATTGCCACACTGCAGATGCAAGGAGCCCAAATAGAGGGTGAACCAGGGCTTGGCTATCTTCTAAACCCTTGCTATATGCTTCCTCCTTTGATGTTTTCTGAAGAAGAAATTGAAGCACTCGTTCTTGGCTCGCGCTGGGTAGCAAAACGTGCCGACTCCTGGTTGGGAGCAGCTTCCCGTGATGCCATCGCAAAAATTGCTGCCGTATTACCTGTTGATTTACGCAACAAACTTGATGCCTCTTCTCTGCTTATTGGCCCAGGACAAGCCATTATGGGAGGGGATCAAGAACAAGCGCTTATCAGGCAAGCTATACGTAATGAACGTAAACTTGTAATTCGCTACAAAGATGTCCAAGAAAACGAAACTGAACGTACCATCTGGCCTTTTGCAATGGGATTTTTCGAACAAACACGGATAGTCATTGCCTGGTGTGAATTAAGGCAACAATTTCGTCATTTCCGCATCGATAGAATTACCGGTCTTAACCTCACTTCAATTCGCTATCAACGTCGCCGTCAAGCCCTTTTGAAAGAATGGCGATGCCTGGAGAATATTCCTACTCAATAAATAAAAGACGATTACTACTGCAGCGACAAGAAGAAACAGCGCGGAATCGCTGTGTAGACGCCAAAACATGTGGATTCGAATATCGTATCGACGAAGCAATGCTCCAAATCCAGTAGAATTTCGAAAGAAGTCTACTGACAGAATTTGGCAGTAGTGTCCCTTAAAATCAATAAACCTGAATGACTTCGGGAATAAGGCCTAAATTTTTTAGGAAACTATCTTTTTAACAGGGAGACTCCTATGTTGGATCCAAATTTTATAATACTCTATGTCAACAAGCCCAGTATCAGTACTGCCTTTTATACAAAATTACTCAATAAACAACCTGTTGAATCTTCACCCGCTTTCGCAATGTTTGTATTAAACTCTGGTGTTAAACTAGGCTTATGGTCAAAAGATGATGTAAAACCAGCGGTAACAGCCGCAAGTGGCAGTAGTGAACTTGCTATTGCCGTTAACGACGATGAGCAAGTTCGTACTTTGTATGATGAGTGGAAAAAAAAGGACTTATGTCTAATACAACCACCAACTCCAATGGATTTCGGACTGAATTTCGTAGCCCTTGATCCAGATGGCCATCGGATTCGTGTGTTTACTCAGACTTATTGATCACCAGGCTGCCCCCGCAACTTGTTTGCGGGAGCAGTCAGT is from Legionella donaldsonii and encodes:
- a CDS encoding gamma-glutamylcyclotransferase family protein — encoded protein: MQKLFSYGTLQLESVQIATFSRLLKGTKDSLQGYVLKDLQITDPYVIEVSGQAVHQILLATQNEADSVEGMVFDLTETELHKADEYEVDDYVRVKIQLTSGIEAWVYAHRSTL
- a CDS encoding helix-turn-helix transcriptional regulator → MTRTERLLALLQILRRNRYPIRGATLAEELGISLRTLYRDIATLQMQGAQIEGEPGLGYLLNPCYMLPPLMFSEEEIEALVLGSRWVAKRADSWLGAASRDAIAKIAAVLPVDLRNKLDASSLLIGPGQAIMGGDQEQALIRQAIRNERKLVIRYKDVQENETERTIWPFAMGFFEQTRIVIAWCELRQQFRHFRIDRITGLNLTSIRYQRRRQALLKEWRCLENIPTQ
- a CDS encoding VOC family protein, which gives rise to MLDPNFIILYVNKPSISTAFYTKLLNKQPVESSPAFAMFVLNSGVKLGLWSKDDVKPAVTAASGSSELAIAVNDDEQVRTLYDEWKKKDLCLIQPPTPMDFGLNFVALDPDGHRIRVFTQTY